In the [Clostridium] colinum genome, one interval contains:
- a CDS encoding B12-binding domain-containing radical SAM protein, translating to MTYVEVLEAFSGKKNLLDVDGIAYFDKNNNYIRTNPRKLIENIDDIDWPAYELFDINYYSMLRMPNIESNERCMPVLSGRGCTFACNFCFRMDKGFRPRSAQSIIKEIEFLRDKYNIRYIAFSDELLMSSKERTIELCEAFIDAKLGVKWDCNGRLNYADINVLEKMKEAGCVFINYGIESLDNNTLKVMHKGLTRDIIIRGVENTLKVGISPGLNLIYGNIDEPLSAIDDAVEFLLKYDDHAQLRTIRPVTPYPGTELFDYCISKGLIKDTEDFYENKHLNSDLISVNLTKHSDDEIYEKLYESNMILIKQYQKFQMEKQQKICKDLYYNKNYKFRGFRS from the coding sequence ATAACATATGTTGAAGTTTTAGAGGCTTTTTCTGGTAAGAAAAATTTATTAGATGTAGATGGAATAGCATATTTTGATAAAAATAATAATTATATTAGAACAAACCCTAGAAAGCTTATTGAAAATATAGATGATATTGATTGGCCAGCATATGAACTTTTTGATATAAATTATTACTCAATGTTGAGAATGCCAAATATAGAATCTAATGAAAGATGTATGCCAGTATTATCTGGAAGAGGATGTACATTTGCATGTAATTTTTGCTTTAGAATGGATAAAGGGTTTAGACCTAGATCAGCACAAAGTATCATTAAAGAAATAGAATTTTTAAGAGATAAATATAATATTAGATATATTGCTTTTTCAGATGAATTACTTATGAGCTCTAAAGAAAGAACTATAGAACTTTGTGAAGCCTTTATAGATGCAAAATTAGGTGTAAAATGGGATTGTAATGGTAGATTAAATTATGCAGATATAAATGTACTAGAAAAAATGAAAGAAGCAGGTTGTGTATTTATAAATTATGGTATAGAATCTCTAGATAACAATACATTAAAAGTTATGCATAAAGGGTTAACAAGAGATATTATAATTAGAGGTGTAGAAAACACTTTAAAAGTTGGTATAAGTCCAGGTCTTAATTTAATTTATGGAAATATAGATGAGCCTTTAAGTGCTATAGATGATGCTGTTGAATTTTTATTAAAATATGATGATCATGCACAATTGAGAACTATAAGACCGGTAACACCTTATCCAGGTACTGAATTATTTGATTATTGCATAAGCAAAGGTTTAATAAAAGATACTGAAGATTTTTATGAAAATAAACACTTAAATTCAGATTTAATTAGTGTAAACTTAACCAAACATTCAGATGATGAAATATATGAAAAATTATATGAAAGTAATATGATATTAATAAAGCAATACCAAAAATTTCAAATGGAAAAACAACAAAAAATTTGTAAAGATTTATATTATAATAAAAATTATAAATTTAGAGGATTTAGATCGTAG
- a CDS encoding winged helix-turn-helix transcriptional regulator: MEKIKVVCEIEVTLKMIGGKYKPLILYYLIENKTKRFNEILSFLNSVSQKTLTNQLRELETDGLINRKIYPQVPPKVEYSITEKGKTLLPILDLMCEWSEKNIDNRFEIINPQCNSQG, encoded by the coding sequence ATGGAAAAGATAAAAGTAGTTTGCGAAATTGAAGTAACGTTAAAAATGATTGGTGGTAAATATAAACCTCTAATACTTTATTATTTAATAGAAAATAAAACTAAACGTTTTAATGAAATATTATCTTTTTTAAATAGTGTTTCACAAAAAACTTTAACAAATCAATTAAGAGAATTAGAAACAGATGGACTTATTAACAGAAAAATATATCCTCAAGTTCCACCCAAAGTAGAATATTCTATAACAGAAAAAGGTAAAACTCTTCTTCCTATATTAGACCTTATGTGTGAATGGAGTGAAAAAAATATTGATAATAGGTTTGAAATAATAAATCCACAATGTAATAGCCAAGGATAA
- a CDS encoding SDR family NAD(P)-dependent oxidoreductase, with product MKKLVVITGASSGIGRELAIAFSKEGHPVLLLARRKKINGRIKFRKLYMQKCRCSKQRRS from the coding sequence ATGAAAAAATTAGTTGTAATAACAGGTGCTAGCTCGGGGATAGGAAGAGAACTAGCTATAGCATTTTCCAAAGAAGGACACCCAGTTTTATTGTTAGCTAGAAGAAAAAAAATTAATGGAAGAATTAAATTTAGAAAATTGTATATGCAAAAGTGTAGATGTAGCAAACAAAGAAGAAGTTGA
- a CDS encoding SDR family oxidoreductase, whose translation MEELNLENCICKSVDVANKEEVEKAILEAEEKYGKTDLLINCAGIMLLGKPHLQDYEEWSNMIDTNIKGILTSTNVVLNNMIKENKGTIINISSIAGRKTFDNHSVYCGTKFAVHAITESMRKEVANKNVRIIVVSPGVVETPLLSHTTDEDIKKDYNEWKKTIENGLDTTKIVECVKFAYYMPQDVCVREIVIAKTKQED comes from the coding sequence ATGGAAGAATTAAATTTAGAAAATTGTATATGCAAAAGTGTAGATGTAGCAAACAAAGAAGAAGTTGAAAAGGCTATATTAGAAGCGGAAGAAAAATATGGAAAAACAGACCTTTTAATAAATTGTGCGGGAATAATGCTTTTAGGTAAACCACATTTACAAGATTATGAAGAATGGTCTAATATGATAGACACAAATATTAAAGGAATTTTAACAAGTACAAATGTAGTTTTAAATAATATGATAAAAGAAAATAAAGGTACAATAATTAATATTAGCTCTATTGCTGGTAGAAAAACTTTTGATAATCACTCTGTATATTGCGGTACAAAATTTGCAGTACACGCTATAACAGAAAGTATGAGAAAAGAAGTAGCTAATAAAAATGTTAGAATAATAGTTGTATCACCAGGAGTGGTAGAAACGCCTCTTTTAAGTCATACAACAGATGAAGATATTAAAAAAGATTATAATGAATGGAAAAAAACAATCGAAAATGGACTTGATACAACTAAAATAGTAGAGTGTGTGAAATTTGCTTATTATATGCCACAAGATGTATGTGTTAGAGAAATAGTAATAGCAAAAACAAAACAAGAAGATTAA
- a CDS encoding UDP-N-acetylglucosamine 1-carboxyvinyltransferase, with the protein MEKLVVTGKNRLSGDVFISGAKNAVVAIIPAAIIAEGVSIIENLPCIEDVTSFITTLEGLGIKCDLINENTLKIDSTNIKSSIAVNDDVTKIRASYYLMGALIGRFKKVEVALPGGCNFGSRPIDQHIRGFKALGIDVVVENNIVKLDGTNLKGATVYLDMVSVGATINIMLAAVLAKGVTVIENAAKEPHVVDTANFLNMLGAKVTGAGTDVIRITGVEKLHGGEYTIIPDQIEAGTYMIASAISGGDVCVRNIIPKHMDSLVAKLLEMGCEIEEGDDYIRVKSDGNLNATNVKTMVYPGFPTDLQPQMTTLLAVAKGTSTLTENVWENRFQYVEELKKLGANISLDGRIATINGIDYFEGGQVKATDLRAGAAMILAGLRSKGEIVISNTKYIDRGYEKVEYKLRALGADIKRIID; encoded by the coding sequence ATGGAAAAACTTGTTGTTACGGGTAAAAATAGATTATCTGGAGATGTCTTTATAAGCGGGGCTAAAAATGCCGTTGTTGCTATAATACCAGCTGCTATAATAGCAGAAGGTGTTTCTATTATAGAAAATCTCCCTTGTATAGAAGATGTTACAAGTTTTATAACAACCTTAGAAGGTTTGGGTATAAAATGTGATTTAATAAATGAAAATACATTAAAAATAGATTCTACTAATATAAAAAGCTCAATAGCAGTAAATGATGATGTAACAAAAATAAGAGCATCTTATTATTTAATGGGAGCTTTAATTGGTAGGTTTAAAAAAGTAGAGGTTGCTTTGCCTGGTGGGTGCAACTTTGGTTCAAGACCGATAGACCAACATATAAGAGGGTTTAAAGCACTTGGCATAGATGTTGTAGTAGAAAATAATATAGTAAAACTAGATGGTACAAACCTTAAAGGAGCAACTGTATATTTAGATATGGTTAGTGTTGGTGCTACAATAAATATTATGCTTGCAGCAGTTTTAGCAAAGGGTGTTACTGTTATAGAAAATGCGGCTAAAGAGCCACACGTAGTAGATACAGCAAACTTTTTAAATATGCTTGGGGCAAAAGTTACAGGAGCAGGTACTGATGTTATTAGAATAACAGGTGTAGAAAAGCTACACGGAGGAGAATATACTATAATACCAGATCAAATAGAAGCAGGTACATATATGATAGCATCGGCTATATCTGGAGGAGATGTTTGTGTTAGAAACATTATACCAAAGCATATGGATTCTTTAGTTGCAAAGCTTTTAGAAATGGGTTGTGAAATAGAAGAGGGAGATGACTATATTAGAGTAAAATCTGATGGTAACCTTAATGCTACAAATGTTAAAACAATGGTATATCCTGGCTTTCCAACAGATTTACAACCTCAGATGACAACTCTTTTAGCAGTTGCAAAAGGGACAAGCACTCTTACAGAAAATGTTTGGGAAAATAGGTTTCAATATGTAGAAGAGCTTAAAAAATTAGGAGCTAATATATCTTTAGATGGAAGAATTGCTACTATAAATGGTATAGACTATTTTGAAGGTGGACAAGTTAAAGCAACAGATTTAAGAGCAGGTGCTGCTATGATTTTAGCAGGTCTTAGGTCTAAAGGAGAAATAGTTATATCAAATACAAAATATATCGATAGAGGCTATGAAAAAGTAGAATATAAACTAAGAGCCTTAGGTGCAGATATAAAAAGGATAATAGATTAA
- a CDS encoding MBL fold metallo-hydrolase → MIDFTTLASGSKGNSIYIGTKDTKILIDAGLSAIKIENALKDINVSLDDIDAIFVTHEHSDHIDGIGVVSRKYNLPVYATEGTWNNMPQKIGKISQNNKRLVYKDEGIWLNDIFIKPFGVPHDAKEPVCYSVLYNGIKICVATDMGHITRDIIENIRHSSALVLESNHDVNMLKMGSYPYNIKERILGKYGHISNETCGKLLSCVMNNKLKNVFLGHISQDNNTPDLAYLTVSNILEEFGIQAEKDVNLFVAKPYGITEVITIKE, encoded by the coding sequence ATGATAGATTTTACAACACTAGCTAGTGGTAGTAAAGGAAATAGTATATATATCGGTACAAAAGATACTAAAATATTAATAGATGCAGGTCTTAGTGCTATTAAGATAGAAAATGCATTAAAAGATATAAATGTATCTTTAGATGATATAGATGCTATATTTGTAACGCACGAACATTCTGACCATATAGATGGAATTGGAGTTGTGTCAAGAAAATATAATTTACCAGTATATGCAACAGAAGGTACTTGGAATAATATGCCACAAAAGATAGGCAAAATATCACAAAATAATAAAAGGTTAGTTTATAAAGACGAAGGAATATGGCTAAATGATATATTTATAAAACCTTTTGGTGTTCCACATGATGCAAAAGAGCCAGTTTGTTATAGTGTTTTATATAATGGTATAAAAATATGTGTAGCAACAGATATGGGGCATATAACAAGAGATATAATAGAAAATATAAGACATTCTTCTGCACTTGTTTTAGAAAGTAACCACGATGTAAATATGTTAAAAATGGGTAGTTATCCTTATAATATAAAAGAACGTATATTAGGTAAATATGGACATATATCAAATGAAACTTGCGGTAAATTATTATCTTGTGTGATGAATAATAAATTAAAAAATGTATTTTTAGGTCATATTAGCCAAGATAATAATACACCAGATTTAGCATATTTAACAGTTTCAAATATTTTAGAAGAATTTGGTATACAAGCAGAAAAAGATGTTAATTTGTTTGTAGCAAAGCCCTATGGTATAACAGAAGTAATAACAATTAAAGAGTAA
- the rlmH gene encoding 23S rRNA (pseudouridine(1915)-N(3))-methyltransferase RlmH: MKISIICVGKIKEKYFTMAIDEYSKRLSKYIKLNIIELPDEKAPENLSVADEENIKLKEGEKILKNIKDEFVVALCIDGKEMDSVSLANFMQNNKNKGISHICFVIGGSLGLHKNVVDRANFKLSFSKMTFPHQLMRVILLEQIYRAERILKNEPYHK, translated from the coding sequence ATGAAAATTTCTATAATATGTGTAGGTAAGATTAAAGAAAAATATTTTACAATGGCAATAGATGAATATAGTAAAAGATTATCTAAATATATAAAGCTTAATATAATAGAGTTGCCAGATGAAAAAGCACCAGAAAATTTAAGTGTTGCAGATGAAGAAAATATAAAACTTAAAGAAGGTGAAAAGATATTAAAAAATATAAAAGATGAATTTGTAGTAGCTTTATGTATAGATGGAAAAGAAATGGATAGTGTATCTTTAGCTAATTTTATGCAAAATAATAAAAATAAAGGTATAAGCCATATATGTTTTGTTATAGGAGGGTCTTTAGGTTTACATAAAAATGTAGTAGATAGAGCAAATTTTAAACTTAGTTTTTCTAAAATGACTTTTCCTCATCAGCTTATGCGTGTTATTTTATTAGAACAAATTTATAGAGCAGAGAGGATATTAAAAAACGAACCATACCATAAGTAA
- the asnA gene encoding aspartate--ammonia ligase has product MQKLVPENYKSVLNLYDTQIGIKTVKDFFQNSLSKNLNLLRVTAPLFVKPESGLNDNLNGFERPVSFGIKEHNDEEAEIVHSLAKWKRYALKKYGFSKGEGLYTDMNAIRRDEDTDNTHSIYVDQWDWEKIIDKEERTVDTLKATVKSIYKALKNTEKYMAIQYDYIEEILPKEIFFITSQELLDMYPDKTPKEREYLICKEKGAVFLMQIGGALSNGEKHDGRAPDYDDWSLNGDILVYYPVLDMALELSSMGIRVDEDALLKQLEISNCNDRKDMPFQKAILDKELPYTIGGGIGQSRICMFFLRKAHIGEVQSSLWPHSMLEEAERVGLQIL; this is encoded by the coding sequence ATGCAAAAATTAGTACCAGAGAATTATAAATCGGTTTTAAATCTTTATGATACACAAATAGGAATAAAAACAGTAAAGGACTTTTTTCAAAATTCCTTATCAAAAAATTTAAATTTATTACGTGTTACGGCACCATTATTTGTAAAACCAGAATCAGGACTTAACGATAATCTTAACGGATTTGAAAGACCAGTTTCTTTTGGAATAAAAGAACATAACGATGAAGAAGCAGAAATAGTACATTCTCTTGCAAAATGGAAAAGATATGCACTTAAAAAATATGGTTTTTCTAAAGGCGAAGGCTTATATACAGATATGAATGCTATTAGACGTGATGAAGATACAGACAATACACATTCTATATACGTAGACCAATGGGATTGGGAAAAAATTATAGATAAAGAAGAAAGAACAGTTGATACATTAAAAGCTACTGTAAAATCTATATATAAAGCCTTAAAAAATACAGAAAAATATATGGCTATACAGTATGATTACATAGAAGAAATTTTACCTAAAGAAATATTTTTTATTACATCTCAAGAGCTTTTAGATATGTATCCAGATAAAACACCAAAAGAAAGAGAATATCTTATTTGTAAAGAAAAAGGTGCAGTTTTTCTTATGCAAATAGGTGGAGCATTATCTAATGGGGAAAAACACGACGGTAGAGCACCAGACTATGATGATTGGAGCTTAAATGGTGATATACTTGTTTATTATCCAGTTTTAGATATGGCTTTAGAGCTTTCATCTATGGGTATAAGAGTAGATGAAGATGCTTTATTAAAACAATTAGAAATATCAAACTGTAACGACCGTAAAGATATGCCTTTCCAAAAAGCTATATTAGACAAAGAGTTACCATATACAATAGGTGGTGGTATAGGTCAATCTAGAATATGTATGTTCTTTTTAAGAAAAGCTCATATAGGTGAAGTTCAATCATCTTTATGGCCACATAGTATGCTAGAAGAGGCAGAAAGAGTGGGTCTTCAAATATTATAA
- a CDS encoding aldose 1-epimerase family protein translates to MNYNIKNNFLNVEISTLGAELQSIKKNNIEYLWQGNEKFWKNKATNIFPYVGKMQDGKYIYRDKIYEMGSHGLARHIEFQVDKIDENKIVFKMTSNEDTLKNYPFIFEYFITYELKENTIFITSKVVNKDNKTMYFGLGGHPGFIVPLDEKLNFEDYYLIFDDACKINNIRVNEKGLITHKEPFILKDDKILNLKHNIFDNDALIFENMSKGVTLKSDKDNKSIYLKYEDMAYLGIWHTPKTEVNFVCIEPWTSLSSRAGIIEDIEKQDNLLCLEPNKEYENTWFISIN, encoded by the coding sequence ATGAATTATAATATAAAAAATAATTTTTTAAATGTAGAAATAAGCACACTTGGAGCAGAATTACAGTCTATCAAAAAAAATAATATAGAATATCTTTGGCAAGGTAATGAAAAATTTTGGAAAAATAAAGCCACTAATATATTTCCTTATGTAGGTAAAATGCAAGATGGAAAATATATTTATAGAGATAAAATATATGAAATGGGTAGCCACGGGTTAGCTAGACATATAGAATTTCAGGTAGATAAAATAGACGAAAATAAAATAGTTTTTAAAATGACATCTAATGAAGATACTTTAAAAAATTATCCGTTTATTTTTGAATATTTTATTACTTATGAGCTTAAAGAAAATACTATTTTTATTACATCAAAAGTAGTAAATAAAGATAATAAAACAATGTATTTTGGACTAGGTGGGCATCCAGGGTTTATTGTACCTTTAGATGAAAAACTAAATTTTGAAGATTATTATTTAATATTTGATGATGCTTGTAAAATAAATAACATAAGAGTTAATGAAAAAGGGCTTATAACTCATAAAGAACCTTTTATATTAAAAGATGATAAAATTTTAAACCTTAAGCATAATATTTTTGATAATGATGCTTTAATATTTGAAAATATGTCAAAAGGTGTTACGTTAAAGTCGGATAAAGACAATAAGAGTATTTATTTAAAGTATGAAGATATGGCATATTTAGGTATATGGCATACACCTAAAACAGAAGTAAACTTTGTATGTATAGAGCCTTGGACATCTTTATCATCTAGAGCGGGTATAATAGAGGATATAGAAAAACAGGACAACCTTTTATGTTTAGAGCCTAACAAAGAATATGAAAATACTTGGTTTATATCTATAAATTAA
- the rpsT gene encoding 30S ribosomal protein S20 has product MANIKSAKKRILVTAKKTMRNKMIKSSVKTAIKKVLTASNKEEATVALVNATKAIDKACSKGIYHKNTASRKKSRLAKFVNKMA; this is encoded by the coding sequence ATGGCAAATATTAAATCTGCTAAAAAACGTATTTTAGTTACAGCTAAAAAAACAATGAGAAATAAAATGATTAAGTCTAGCGTTAAAACTGCTATTAAAAAAGTTTTAACTGCTAGTAATAAAGAAGAAGCTACAGTAGCTCTTGTTAACGCTACTAAAGCTATTGATAAAGCTTGCTCTAAAGGTATTTATCATAAAAATACTGCTTCTAGAAAAAAATCTAGACTTGCTAAATTTGTTAATAAAATGGCTTAA
- the gpr gene encoding GPR endopeptidase encodes MNNYSIRTDLAIEVTEMITKETEDTNIEGVDLYVDDVEDIEVSWVKIKNEKGQQTMGKPIGNYVTIESESMKENDPLMHEKITDIFSKNLIKLCDLKQNSTILIVGLGNWNVTPDALGPKVISKILVTRHIKDTLPKQIDEGVRPVSAISPGVMGITGIETAEIVKGVVDRLKPDIVIAIDALATRKTSRINATIQMSDTGIAPGGGMGNKRKVLNKETLGVPVIAIGVPTVVDAGTLVNDTIDLMIDSLVNEVKGGKEFYQMIKDLDKEEKYNLINNILNPYTGNLFVTPKEVDAVIERLSKIIANAINIAMHPSIDFEDINRYMN; translated from the coding sequence ATGAACAATTATTCTATAAGAACAGATTTGGCAATAGAAGTTACAGAAATGATAACAAAAGAAACTGAAGATACTAATATAGAAGGTGTAGATTTATATGTAGATGATGTAGAAGATATAGAGGTATCGTGGGTAAAAATAAAAAACGAAAAAGGCCAACAAACTATGGGAAAACCAATAGGAAATTATGTAACAATAGAAAGTGAGTCAATGAAAGAAAATGACCCACTAATGCACGAAAAAATAACAGATATTTTTAGTAAAAATCTTATAAAATTATGTGATTTAAAACAAAATTCTACTATATTAATAGTAGGGCTTGGCAATTGGAATGTAACACCAGATGCATTAGGCCCTAAAGTTATATCAAAAATATTAGTAACAAGACATATAAAAGATACATTACCAAAACAAATAGATGAAGGTGTAAGACCCGTTAGTGCTATATCTCCAGGTGTTATGGGTATAACTGGTATAGAAACGGCAGAAATTGTAAAAGGGGTGGTTGATAGGCTAAAGCCAGATATAGTAATAGCAATAGATGCTTTAGCTACAAGAAAAACATCTAGAATAAATGCTACTATACAAATGTCTGACACAGGAATAGCTCCAGGTGGTGGAATGGGTAATAAAAGAAAGGTATTAAATAAAGAAACTTTAGGAGTACCAGTAATAGCTATTGGTGTGCCTACAGTTGTAGATGCGGGGACTTTAGTTAATGACACAATAGATTTAATGATAGATAGCTTAGTAAATGAGGTAAAAGGTGGAAAAGAGTTTTATCAAATGATTAAAGATTTAGATAAAGAAGAAAAATATAATCTTATTAATAATATTTTAAATCCTTATACAGGAAATTTATTTGTTACACCAAAAGAAGTAGATGCTGTTATAGAGAGATTATCAAAAATAATAGCAAATGCTATTAATATAGCTATGCACCCTAGTATAGATTTTGAAGATATAAATAGATATATGAATTAA
- a CDS encoding CPBP family intramembrane glutamic endopeptidase, with product MFILLSTIIDITNILFYGWKEYISSVSLYGFPQINISLILFALLNGFYEEIFFLGICIHVKKEYRIISLVYSLIIRTLFHTYYGLFTALEIGLVIGIIYYIFYKRNKNLYPFMMSHTIADIVSLGIIQLL from the coding sequence TTGTTTATATTATTATCAACAATTATAGACATAACAAATATACTATTTTATGGATGGAAAGAATATATTTCATCGGTTAGTTTATATGGATTTCCACAAATAAATATATCATTAATATTATTTGCATTACTTAATGGATTTTATGAGGAAATTTTTTTTCTTGGGATTTGTATTCATGTAAAGAAAGAATATAGAATAATATCTTTAGTTTATTCTCTTATAATACGAACATTATTCCATACATATTATGGGCTATTTACAGCATTAGAAATAGGATTAGTAATAGGGATTATTTATTATATATTTTATAAAAGAAATAAAAACTTATATCCTTTTATGATGTCCCATACTATTGCAGACATTGTTTCTCTTGGAATTATTCAACTATTATAA
- a CDS encoding toxic anion resistance protein, with amino-acid sequence MDELEKINMQDIKPLDDRKEQLKQLPQVISLSNSIDFKNPTEISKYGFEPSQNLSKINDIILEDIKKVKTEEVGEMLVKLTNIMKSFDLQEIKNYNFKEKKTFLDKIKEKFNSVKEDIYEKYNSLSKQIEGVGTLLNKYSSDIATSNKMLQAQFEATREYMGELEYYIVAGEMALQRIEEEKIKLATDINISSQDRIALESQLNLAQDLLSQRILDLSVSQNVAMQIIPMINMMITTNSNLNIKIDSAFITTLPIFKVSIINAITLRRQAIQNQAISQAEDFTKQLFEKTVQQTVDNTKNVKKSVSSPVISIETLEKTYNTILTGINEVKQIDEQNKEERMQNIKKLEDLKLKMLNSK; translated from the coding sequence ATGGATGAATTAGAAAAAATTAATATGCAAGATATAAAGCCTCTAGACGATAGAAAAGAACAATTAAAACAATTACCACAAGTTATAAGTCTATCTAATAGTATAGACTTTAAAAATCCTACTGAAATATCAAAATACGGCTTTGAACCTAGCCAAAATTTATCTAAAATAAATGATATAATATTAGAAGATATTAAAAAAGTTAAAACAGAAGAAGTTGGAGAAATGTTAGTTAAACTAACTAACATTATGAAATCATTTGATTTACAAGAAATAAAAAATTATAATTTTAAAGAGAAAAAAACTTTTTTAGATAAAATTAAAGAAAAATTTAATAGTGTTAAAGAAGATATTTATGAAAAATATAATTCTTTAAGCAAACAAATAGAAGGTGTAGGAACATTACTAAATAAATATAGCTCAGATATAGCTACATCTAATAAAATGTTACAAGCACAGTTTGAAGCAACAAGAGAATATATGGGGGAGCTAGAATATTATATAGTTGCTGGTGAAATGGCTCTACAACGCATAGAAGAAGAAAAAATAAAATTAGCAACAGATATAAATATAAGCTCTCAGGATAGAATAGCTTTAGAAAGCCAATTAAACTTAGCACAAGATTTACTTAGCCAAAGAATATTAGACTTAAGTGTGTCTCAAAATGTAGCTATGCAAATTATACCTATGATAAATATGATGATTACTACAAATTCTAACTTAAATATTAAAATAGATTCTGCATTTATAACAACACTTCCAATATTTAAAGTAAGTATAATTAATGCTATAACTTTAAGAAGGCAAGCTATACAAAATCAGGCTATATCTCAAGCTGAAGATTTTACAAAACAATTATTTGAAAAAACAGTACAACAAACAGTTGATAACACTAAAAATGTTAAAAAATCTGTTTCTAGCCCCGTTATTAGTATAGAAACTTTAGAAAAAACTTATAACACAATTTTAACAGGTATAAATGAAGTAAAACAAATAGATGAGCAAAACAAAGAAGAAAGAATGCAAAATATAAAAAAATTAGAAGACCTTAAGTTAAAAATGTTAAACTCAAAATAA